Below is a genomic region from Candidatus Reconcilbacillus cellulovorans.
CAGATCGTTACCGCTGCGCGAGACGACGCCGGTCCAGACGCGCACATAGGCGGGCCGGTCTTTCGCAGGCGCTTCCAGCACGACGGCGTACGGATCGGCCGACACGACCGTTCCAGGCGCCCATCCGTCGGTATTGAACGTCGCAGTACGATAAATTTGCAGTCGCTCCTCCGACGGTTTTCCGCGAGCCTCGGCAAACGGTGAAAAGCTTGCTCCGAACGCTTCTTTCGGCATCGGCCACAGCGCCCACCAAGCCAATAAGGATAAAACGACCGCCCACGCCACAACGGCGCAAACCGTCATCCGGTCCCTGCACAACACCGCGGATTTCGTCATGTCAATAGCTCTCTCCTTCCCCGACGCTCATTTCGTATTCGCGAATCACGTCGCGATGAATGAGGCCCGCCTCCGCCAGTTGCCGCAAACTCGCCGACAGCGTCTGCATCCCGTATTGCCGGCCGGTCTGGATGACCGAACGAATTTGATAAATTTTTTCTTGTCGGATGAGATTGGCGACCGCCGGAGTGTTAACGAGAATTTCCAGAGCTAACACGCGCCCTGTTCCGTCCAATCGCGGAACGAGCCTCTGCGACAGAACGCCGAGTAAGACCGAAGCGAGCTGAATCCGGATTTGACGCTGCTGTTCCGTCGGAAACACATCGATGATGCGGTCGACGGTCTGCGGGGCGTCCGGCGTATGGAGCGTCGCCATGACCAGATGGCCGGTTTCCGCCGCCGTAATGGCGGTCCGGATCGTTTCCAAGTCGCGCATTTCGCCGACCAGAATGACGTCGGGGTCCTGGCGCAATGCCGCACGCAAGCCATTGGCAAACGACAACGTGTCGACGCCGATTTCCCGCTGGACGATCAGACTCATTTTATTCTGATGAATATATTCGATCGGGTCTTCCAGCGTGATGATGTGCCTTTTCTGCGTTTCGTTGATATAGTCGACGATGGCGGCGAGCGTCGTCGATTTGCCGCTGCCCGTCGGCCCGGTGACAAGAAGGAGCCCTTGTTGTTTTTGGGCGAATTCTTTGACGAGCGGGGGCAGCTGCAAGGCATCGATGCTCGGGATACGGCGCGCCAACACGCGAAACGCCATCGCCACCGTCCGGCGCTGGCGGAACACGTTGACGCGGAAATGCCCTACCCCCGGAAGGGAAAACGAAAAATCATACTCGCCCTTCCGTAAAAATTGCTGAAACTGCTCTTCCGACATCACTTCCTTGGCCATCCGCAACGTGTCTTCCGCCGTCAGCGGCCTGGTACCGATCCTTTCCAGCCTGCCGTGCAGACGCAGAAGGGGCTCGATGCCGGCGCTGATGTGCAGGTCGGAAGCTCCGGATTCAAAGGCGGCGGCCAACAGTTCCTTGACGGACAATCCCTTGACGGAAACCGGTTGCGCCATGCATGCATCGCCCTTTCACGGCTCGGGTCCGACGCGAATCGGCATCGGATCGGGGAAAAACGTTTTCAGGTCAGGCGCATAATACGCGCTCAGCGTCAATTGACAGGTATACAATCGTTTGTCGGCATTCAACTTGACCGGCGGAGCGGCGTCCGCCTGCAGCTCGACCCGGTCGATCCGGACGAGCCGCCTCATGGTCTGGATTTCCTCCAGCAACCGCCTGATTTGCGTCCATTCGCCTTTAACCGAGGTTTTCAGCTGAAGCTGTGCAACCGTTGGAGCCGCCGACGGCCGACCGTTCTCCTGTCCGCCCGTCTGGGAAGCAGGCGTATCGGAACCGGTCGAGACGGGCTGGAAATTGTAGTCCGAAAACTGAAGACGCGTCACCGACTCCAGCATGCGCAGATCCTGAACGAGCCGGTCGCGGTAAGGCTCTTCCGGAACGGCCTCACGCACCTTTTCCAGTTCAACGCGGACTCTGCCCGCCGACTGCTGTGCAACATTCGGACGGGCGGTCAGCAGTTGAAATTCTTTGCGTTTTTGTTCCAACTGCGCATTCAGATCGGACCGCCGTTCTTGCAGCGGCATGATCCACCATACGTAAACGCCTGCCGCCAGAAGCGCGACGATGACAAACAACCCCCAACGCAAAAGCGGCGTATTCGGCACGCTCACGTCCGGCTCGCCCCCCCTTGCGGCGACGCCGTCGGCGTGTTCGCTCCCGTCTGCGGCGCCGGAGTCGGGTTCGGGCTTATACTCGGACTCGGCGACGGCTGGATAATGCGGATGCGGATCGTCGCTTGTACGACGGGCAGCCAGTCGCCTGCCGGAGAAGCCGGCGCCAACGATGGAGTCGGAAGCGGCACGCGGGAGACGCCCGTGATCTCTACACCGGCAAACGTCGGTTCCTGCCGCAGCGCTTCCACTCCGCGGACAAGCGCGTCCGCCGTCGCGAAGCCGACCGTCACCGTCATTTCTTTGCCGTCAAAGTAAACAAGGCCGTTTAAATTCGAGTAAGCGGGCAGTTTGGCGATTAGCCGATCGAGAACGTCGGTCGCGGACGGACCACTGCCGCGAAGGACGGACGGTAATGCAAGCCATTCGGCGACCGTGGTTTCCGATATGGTGTTGTTCCGCGCCTTCAACAACTCGTCGATGCGCGCCTGCATCGCATTGAGCTCCGCCTGCGTCGTCCGGACGTCCCGATCGGCGTCGTACCAAAGCCAGCCGGTCACGCCGAACGCGACGACGGCGAACAGCGCCAGATACACGACCCACGGGATCGTCGGCGACGAGGGGGTTCGCGTCAAATCCTGCAACAGATTGATTTCGATGGAACGAAATTTGACGGGTTCCATGTCGTGCCCCTTTCGGCGTTACGCCCCTTTCAGCGCCAGACCGATCGCCACCGCATACGGGTCGTACTCCGCGGTGTTTTCGAAAAAAAGATACAACACCCGCTCCATCGGCAGCGGACGGATCAGCTCGCGGAGCGACTCGTCGAGAAACTCCGGAAGCCGCTTGACTTCCGCATTGTCGAACGCCATGTAAATCCGCCGAATTTCCCCGTGGTCGGAGGACATCGAATAGCGATAGTAGTTCATCAGCCGGCTCAATTCGATGGACAACGACCGGCCGAACAAAGCCAACGGGTCGCCGCCCTGCTCCAGCCAGATGTTCCGCGAAGAGCGGAACGAACGGAACAAAACGGGGACGCTGTCGGCGAAAATGCTTACGTCGACGCGCTCGGCTTCGACGTACAGCAACATGAACCTGTCCGGGGCTTCCTCCCCGGTGATCGCCGCGTGCCGAGCGAGCAACCTGAGCAACGCAAGCGGCACGAGATCGACGGCGACCGGCTCGAGTCCCGCAGAACGGACCGTTCGGACGAGTTCTTCTACGACATCGCGGGGCGTCGCGAAAATGAGCACTTCGTCCTTCCCAGCTTCCGCCGCGGGACCGAGCCTTACGAAGTCGAATACGGGATTTTGGAACGGCAGCGGCGTTCCCCCGTGCAGGTCGACGTCGATCAAATGCCGCAGTTCGCGGTCTTTAACCGACGGAAACGCCGCCTTGCGAAGCGCGACGCTCGACAGCGGAACGGCGACGTTGACGCCGGTTCCGCGCAAATCCGCATCTTTGACCATCGTGCGCAACGCCTCGGCCGCCGCTTGCGCATCAGCTATGCGCCCTTCGCGCATGCACCCGTCGGGGAGCGGGGCGGAAAATCGCCGGGTGACGGCGACTCTGGAATCGGACGGACGGATTTCGACAAGTTTCGCCTCCTGATCCGACAGCGACAGGCCGTAGGCGTACCGGCTTTTTTTCCAGCCCCAGTTGATGCGCATGGCGAACCTCCTCGACGTGCGTATGGGATGACAGCGGCCGCCCCTGCCGACTGACCAACAGGCGGACCGGGCGAGCGGCCGAAAAAGCCGTCTTCGGCGATTACGGCGTGTTGCTCGGTGACGGCGATGTGCCGCCGCCAATCGACACTGTTTTAATTTCTTCTTCGGTTTTGTTATCAAAGTATTTGGTATTTCCACTAGCATCAACAAGCGTAATACGATAGGTCAGACTACCATTGCTTGAATTTTGGGTAACAGTTACTTTAGTTGCTGTTGGATGGTAAGTGCTGTTGTTGGTTCCTTGCGGGTCTTTAGGCTCTTTGTCCAAATATCCCGCACTTACAATCTGTTCCAGAGTAATTGTTTGCACGTTTCCACCTGTTGTATCGGGATTAAACCCTTCCGTCGTCACTTTAAACCGTGCACCGTCAATAATCATTTGGGCATTCGCGCGGTGCGCCTCTTTCTTCGTCTTATTGATAATCCCACCGATCGACGGAATGGCGATCGCCGCAATGATCGCCAAGATGACGATAACCGCAAGCAATTCGATCAACGTCAAACCGCGCTGATCGCGGTACAGCCGTTTGAGCATCGAAAATCGTCCTCCTTTTCCGTTGGATTCGTGATACTGTCGATTTCGCAACAGCCGTAACCGGCTTCGCTTGTTCATCTCGTTCACCTCCCTTCCGGTGTGTGTTTCGGGTTTCATCTCAAGAAATT
It encodes:
- a CDS encoding type IV pili twitching motility protein PilT — translated: MAQPVSVKGLSVKELLAAAFESGASDLHISAGIEPLLRLHGRLERIGTRPLTAEDTLRMAKEVMSEEQFQQFLRKGEYDFSFSLPGVGHFRVNVFRQRRTVAMAFRVLARRIPSIDALQLPPLVKEFAQKQQGLLLVTGPTGSGKSTTLAAIVDYINETQKRHIITLEDPIEYIHQNKMSLIVQREIGVDTLSFANGLRAALRQDPDVILVGEMRDLETIRTAITAAETGHLVMATLHTPDAPQTVDRIIDVFPTEQQRQIRIQLASVLLGVLSQRLVPRLDGTGRVLALEILVNTPAVANLIRQEKIYQIRSVIQTGRQYGMQTLSASLRQLAEAGLIHRDVIREYEMSVGEGESY